Proteins encoded together in one Juglans regia cultivar Chandler chromosome 9, Walnut 2.0, whole genome shotgun sequence window:
- the LOC109014247 gene encoding probable methyltransferase PMT21: MKHKDGKPFPQGDKNSRIVPMSIMFLLLCGFSFYLGGIFCSEKSGFDTNNVARDVQSPKGSVVTPLQVKPIVFPECSSDYQDYTPCTDPRRWRKYGLQRLRFMERHCPPVFERKECLVPPPDGYKPPIKWPKSRDQCWYRNVPYNWINKQKSNQNWLRKEGDKFLFPGGGTMFPRGVGAYVDLMQDLIPEMKDGTVRTAIDTGCGVASWGGDLLDRGILTVSLAPRDNHEAQVQFALERGIPAILGIISTQRLPFPSKSFDMAHCSRCLIPWTEFGGMYLLEIHRILRPGGFWVLSGPPVNYENRWRGWNTTVEEQRSDYEKLQDLLTSMCFKLYKKKDDIAVWQKSSDNSCYNQLDNPDAYPPKCDDSLEPDSAWYTPLRPCVVVPNPNLKKSALASIPKWPERLHVAPERVSDVPGGSASTFKHDDSKWKVRVKHYKKLLPGIGTDKIRNVMDMNTVYGGFAAAIVDDPVWVMNVVSSYAANTLPVIFDRGLIGTYHDWCEAFSTYPRTYDLLHLDSLFTDESHRCDMKYVLLEMDRMLRPNGYAIIRESSFFVDAVATIAKGMRWGCRKEDTEYGIDKEKILICQKKLWYSSNGSSR; the protein is encoded by the exons ATGAAGCATAAAGATGGAAAACCATTTCCCCAAGGGGATAAAAATTCCAGGATTGTCCCCATGTCAATTATGTTTCTGTTGCTATGtggattttcattttatcttggTGGAATCTTTTGTTCTGAAAAGAGCGGGTTTGACACCAACAATGTTGCAAGGGATGTCCAATCCCCAAAAGGATCGGTAGTTACTCCTCTTCAAGTTAAACCCATTGTATTTCCCGAATGCAGCAGTGACTATCAAGACTACACTCCATGCACGGATCCCAGG aGGTGGAGGAAGTATGGTCTTCAGCGCCTTAGATTCATGGAACGTCACTGTCCTCCAGTATTTGAAAGGAAGGAATGCTTGGTTCCACCCCCTGATGGGTATAAGCCGCCTATTAAATGGCCAAAGAGCAGGGATCAATGTTGGTACAG GAATGTACCATATAATTGGATTAACAAGCAGAAATCAAATCAGAATTGGCTTAGGAAAGAAGGGGATAAGTTCCTCTTTCCTGGTGGGGGTACTATGTTCCCTAGAGGTGTTGGTGCATATGTTGATCTGATGCAAGATCTGATCCCAGAAATGAAAGATGGTACTGTTCGAACTGCCATTGACACTGGGTGCGGG GTTGCAAGCTGGGGTGGTGATTTGCTAGATCGTGGTATTCTAACGGTTTCCCTTGCCCCAAGAGATAATCATGAAGCTCAAGTCCAGTTTGCACTGGAACGTGGAATTCCAGCAATACTTGGCATCATTTCCACACAACGCCTTCCTTTCCCTTCAAAGTCATTTGATATGGCTCATTGCTCAAGATGCCTTATCCCATGGACAGAGTTTG GTGGAATGTACCTCCTTGAAATACACCGCATACTTCGTCCTGGAGGCTTCTGGGTTTTGTCTGGCCCACCAGTTAACTATGAAAACCGATGGCGAGGATGGAACACAACTGTGGAAGAGCAGAGATCAGATTACGAAAAGTTGCAGGACCTGCTAACTTCTATGTGCTTCAAActttacaagaaaaaagatgACATTGCTGTTTGGCAGAAATCTTCAGACAATAGTTGCTACAATCAGCTGGATAATCCAGATGCCTATCCACCTAAATGTGATGATAGCCTTGAGCCAGATTCAGCATGGTACACCCCACTTCGTCCTTGTGTTGTTGTTCCAAACCCAAACCTTAAGAAATCTGCATTGGCATCCATCCCTAAATGGCCTGAGCGGTTGCATGTTGCACCTGAGCGGGTTTCAGATGTTCCCGGTGGGAGTGCTAGTACCTTCAAGCATGATGACAGTAAGTGGAAGGTACGAGTGAAGCACTACAAAAAGTTGCTCCCTGGAATTGGGACTGACAAGATAAGAAATGTAATGGACATGAATACCGTTTATGGGGGATTTGCTGCAGCTATAGTTGATGATCCTGTGTGGGTCATGAATGTTGTCTCATCCTATGCTGCCAATACACTTCCCGTGATCTTTGATCGGGGTCTCATTGGAACTTACcatgattg GTGTGAAGCATTCTCAACATATCCTAGAACATATGATCTCCTTCACCTTGATAGCCTCTTTACTGATGAAAGCCACAG ATGTGACATGAAATATGTACTCCTGGAGATGGACCGGATGCTGCGACCCAACGGGTATGCAATAATTCGGGAATCCAGTTTTTTTGTAGATGCTGTTGCCACCATTGCCAAGGGGATGAGATGGGGTTGCCGTAAAGAAGACACCGAGTATGGTATCGACAAGGAGAAGATATTGATTTGCCAGAAAAAACTCTGGTACTCCTCTAATGGGAGTTCAAGATGA